The window GCTACTGGTCTGACCTCTGAAGTTACAGTTAAGAGGCAGCAAATAAACCAGGATTAAATCgacataggcctacatgttaGACATGTGCATCTTAAAtgctactctgcttctgacgtGTGTTAAAAGTCCAAGGGAGAATTATAATCATGAAAtgacaaacactcacacaaacattaTGCTGCTAGGCAGCAAACACGTCTGTAAATGGCCACCAGAGACATGAGCAGGTGAAGATGAACGTGTTAGCGTGTCTACACTGATGCACATGGACACTCTCACGGCAAAGACTGTAAGGcctgtctccttttttcctgTCTCTTCAAATACGAATCAGTGTGAACCTGAGCTTTTTGTCACTCTGCAGCTTTAAGGTTGCTGCAGTTTAAGAAACTGCTTCCTCATTGTCACCTGACACACTGAGCACACACAGCAAATACTCACGAGACCAAACCCGCTGTCTCATTCTCCTTCCTCTGCCTGTTTTATAACAACTTTATAAAAATCATATCAAAGAATATTTGAGATTTTTGaagattttgtgaaatacaccTTGTCAATCACTCCATTGCTAACTGGTGATATTTGTTGCCTTCGGATTCAGCCACAATGTCCTTTTTAGGCATTTTTGGAGGTGGAAGTTATTATGAATCGTGATTATCACAGGCAACTTAATGTAGGaacagtattaaaagtaaaggaaAGACAATTCATCATATCACTCGTAGTGTTCTTTTGTATACATAGCTATTGCCTCTAAAACATGTGCTcttcacttttttatatatttgggAATCTTTTGTTATGAGCTCACAAGGTCAAATAGTTGGTTAGGGTTTAAATGTCTGTGGCgaaaaacattttcagccaGACGAATAAGCTGTACTCTACACGTAAGATGATCTAACTGCCCTCTGAAGACTGTGTGTCCTAACTGCTATCCATATCTAGAGAGAGGTATACCAGTAAGGTTAAACCCCATTCTGTACAACATTCACCCTGATTGGATTCACATTTCTAAGGCTTTTATGTAACAAACTCTAATTTGGCATGTTTGCAAAAGCTGTTATTGAAAATGGCCTTGCAAGCAGATGCCAGTGCACTTACTGCAACTCAAGATCTGTTTTTTATATTGATGGCTGCACCAGATGGTGGAGCATGCGAGTCACATCTTCCCCCGCCCATCATCCGTGAATCGTAAGGGAAATGGTTCacaacacataaaaacagaattGTGGGTTAAAGGTTGTCTGAAAAATGAAATAAGTGTAAACGTGCTTTGTGTTCAAAGTATTCATCTTGTCTGCACAAACATGGGAaatagtattttgtttttgtgatatcCTGACAGCCCACTCTCTGTCACTTTTTAAACGGGGCccttaaaaacaatatttgtatTATGTCTTCATTCACTGAGAACTTTGTCACTACTGCATGGATAAATGTTACGCGTCTTCTTTGACTCAGCATCATGATTTATCTTTCTTCCTGTACTTCTTACTGGAAGAGCTCTGATATGTGGGGAGGAAATGCAGAAGCAGGACAGGCTTGTTTGAGCTCAGAGATTGAGACTATTCTTAGCACTGGTGGGTGTATGTATTTTGATTGCAGACAGAACATAGCATCTATGTTTAGTTTCCTAGCAGTTATTAGAAATGTGACATTGTGTGTTATGCTTTAAAAGGGATTGTGCTTCAAAGGACCAGACTGTCCAATTTAATAAATTcagcatgtatgtgtttgtttctgtctgtaaaCATAAATGTGACTCTGTACTGAAGAACCAGTGGGGGACTGGATTCTGTGGGACAGGAATAGGATGGAAACTCCCTGGGAAATACCAGGCATCGTGCTGTGGATGTTGTCAGAGGCAACATATGAAATCCCCATGCAGCAATTTAAAAGAACATGGTAATGTCACATCAGTAACACGTTCTAAGAGTAGTAAGAGTTCTTCTttcacttaaaggagaattctggtcaatttcaacacgtagcactgttgtttgtaaatttggagtgctggcagtagcaaaaaaaactaaacaatcggtgctgcctacaccgtgttatccccgtgctagcgttagcacccaacaggcttaaacagggcaagttttaaacgtgtttttagcctctaaacatgcttggaatgtcattacaagtgcctacctatgtgcagtgattccttccgagggaacacagcaaatttgactggaatattggctTGTAGGAGTTCGACAAttgactagtgtggacttgaccggaaaacaggaaataaacagaggtatgtgcactggctggattaacacaacttttatgcctttctgtcacatctactgcagtcagattcgctgtgttccctcggaaggaatcactgcacataggtaggcacttgtaatgacattccgagcatgtttagaggcttaaaacacgtttaaaacttacCCTGTTTAAGCCtcttgggtgctaacgctagcagggcgataacacggtgtaggcagcaccgattgtttagtttttttgctactgacagcactccaaatttacaaacaacagagctacgtgttgaaattgaccggaattctcctttaaacaaatcagtgcggaaatgtttttttttcttttgatacAGTCATAGAAGTATTCAATAATACTACTAATAAAAAATACTCTCTGCAGATCAAACAGTCCATCAATAGTACAAGATTTTGCAACACTTCATTTTACATGAAATGtctttaaagctgctataatcaatatttttcataTACATCAGGTGGTTCACAACTCTAAATGAAGGTTAAGGTTGCTGCGTATATCTGccggatgtgtaaataggcaattGTTAAAGATTACAATATGTTGGTGTTGCTTTTATATCTTGTTTCTGCTGCACCCAAATGGCCAAAGAATCAGTAATTGCAGGTTTAAATATGGTTTCAAGTGAGACTGTGGAGCTTCTGTTAAATAGCTGCCACTGTGGCCACAAGTGGAAATTAATGCTTAAATGTAGTGTAACAGCAGCACAAGTAAAGAGGAGTcgtaaagtaaagtaaactgACTCTATAATGTAAGTTAAATATCGAAAGTTAGCCAAGTCACCATAGCCttctggtcataccagaccaagtaaggcTTCTTTTGTAAGTTACATAGTCTCATTATGAACCTTTGCAGATCCCAAAAGATtcattacagtacattttatGAGCATAATGAAATGAAGTGTGACATAAATGGAATTTACGTATATCATAATATTTTACATGTGCACTGACTCTTCCTTGTTCTTTATTATTGTGGCTTTAGCTCAAGTACAGCTACTTATGTCCAGCTCACTCAGAGAACTCGTCAGTGACTGAAGGACCACTTCCCAAATTGATTCAAGGGCTTAAAATATTTTAGACTGACTCACACTGCCCCagtttcatctgatgatcatgtGTGCTTCCTTGAATTGagattttattttactgtgaCGACATGCAGCATGCAGTTGAAATTTTCTGTTTGGATTGGTCAATTTGTTTTGTGTCCACCAGATGGCTTCAGTGTCTGTGGAATTGTCCCAGAAGTAGGTGAACTGAAGACCACTTAGCTCACTACTAAGACAACCAACAagtaaagggggaaaaaaaatcattttaagaGGATGAGAAGAGAGGGGAACTCATATCCACCCTATATAGACTCCAAattgaaaaaagacaaagacatgaTGGGCAACATTATGTAGAAATATAAGATCCTATAAGTCCAAAACTAATAAATCCAATAGTAACAGTTTTTACTGAGACAGTGATTAATGACAATATCTACCTTACTACAATAAAAATTAGTTATTACAACTCAGTGATGCTGTGTGATCAtttggaaataaagaaatacacttggtttttatttttatggacTGTAAACTGAGTAGGCTAGTGCTATCATTCTATAGGCTAGATATTCCATAGCAGCGTAAAATGTTGTATGTACATTATAGTTAAATGTTTATGTTTGCCCATCTCTGTTCAGCTTCATTGTCATTGTTTTAAGCTGTAGGCCTGTCTATTTCTATCTATCTTCCTGATAATTGTTCTCAGAACTGTGTGTAACATTGGAAGTAGCCTAATGGAAACTCGTACACATACCCAGCTggcattttaatgtttatttacgGTTGAAACAACGTCATGGCCAGCTGGGTATTAGGCctacttggccaataaatctCATTCTGAGGACTGAAATATATGTCAGTCCTAGACTATTATGTAATGTTAGGTCTGGTCACTGTCAGATTACGGCTTGTGTAACGACCTCGTGGCGCAACGGTAGCGCGTCTGACTCCAGATCAGAAGGTTGCGTGTTCAAATCACGTCGGGGTCAAATATTTGCTTTCACCTGGAATATAATGGGTTGTTATGACTTTGCATTGCAAAACTACAGTTAGTTGTTATTGTGTCCAAGTCTTTAGTTCCTCAAGCCAATGATATTACCCTATTCCTACCAACTCAGGCTGAAAtacgtatcctacagactaacgTCAATAATTGTTAGAGTGAATGAATTCAAACTTCATTTAAGGGACTTAACCAGGACATGGGAAAGTTTTGCATACTGATCGAGTTTATTTACCAGAACATGccgtttaatttaaaagaaaatacgcTTCAGGAATTAAAACTGTAAAGAAAGCGAGATTTCACCATAGTAAAAAGTGTGTTAtgctttaaaagtaaaaagattTAACCGGCAGTAAATCTTCACACGTTCCCAGAAGGTGTGTCCTGTTGGTATGGAGACGCGTCACTGGACAACGAGTCAGTGAGTCTATCAAATGGTGAAGCGTGATTGTGGAAAAAGCGTGTCCCGGAACAAATACGAAATACGAAAATAGCAGGTAGCATTGTAGCATCCAGCATTTTCCACTTTCTGTTGCCTTTTTATGCCATAAACAAACGTTTTAAACCACGGAAAATAAAGCAGCTTGTCTCGGGACTAAAGCTGCCGATACTCGCTTCAACAGCTCCGCTTCCAGTGAGTAAACGAAGATTTACAAGTCtctgtttttcagtttataGTTAACTTACTTGTCTTAAAGATCGTAATTGTACATTTTTCCACGTTAATGGTCTTGTAGTAAGAGAGAGGATTCGTCTAAGAAGCATTTTATCCTTCGGCACAATCGCCTTACTAGCCTGCACAGACCTATTCatcagcagtgtgtgtgactgtatacATCATGCCTGAAGACAAAAACTGTAAGCTGCTGCAGCCATCCAGGAGCTCTgacaataaaaagaagaagaagagaaagaaagccaAGGCTTCCACTACTCCTCCAGATAATACAGGTACATATACTTAGTGGGAAGATAGAAAGAAGTGTTCAGATTCATTACTTCAATACAAGTAGCATTAACATTAGACTATGTAAAATCagttttacagtaaaataacacataagagtaaaagtcctgcattcaaaattgtaAGAAAGCATTATCAGTAAAATGTACGTATAgtttcaaaagtaaaagtagccagAAAGTGGCCACAGTCAGTGTAGCATTGTATTACAACTTTGATCATTGCTAATGCACTGATGTTGTAGGCTGTTTGGTTGAGGTTGAGCTAAttttaaacactttatttactgttgggtagtttaatctgtgacaatgcatcatatttaagGAACAGTGTTCAATTGAATTACTAAAACCAGGAACTACAGCTGTCAAACAAATGTAGTGTAGTAAGAAGCACAGTAGTAGCCTCTAAAATGTAGTGAAGCAGAAGTCTAAAGctgcagaaaatggaaatactcaagtaaagagTCAGTCAACAAAGTACTACCAAGGTATCAATAATAATTAGCAATCGAAGAGGTACCATTTTTCAAAATTAATGGTTTTACGTTTCAAAGCCTGCAAATAGACATTTTTatgcaaaaaaatgaaaataaaataataacattttcaacatatttttacatttatgcaTATTTAAATTGTAGTGGTATTATACTACAGTGTAGCAAAGGAAGTAAAATTGCATATAACAGTTCTGCTTATTTTCCCATCATGGTCATTAACATTGTCCATCACCAGTGCATTATAGACATATTACTGTCAGTCaacttgttttcttaatttttttgttttgtggagCATTTGATTAGAGACTTGACAGAGAGATGGGGATCCACATCCATATGCATTTCTCTACTGGGTTAAATAGGTCAATAGAGCCTATGTCGTTTAGCCTATGTTTATGTCGCTTAAACTCACTGGCCTATTATAGCGCATTGCTGTAAACTAAGCCATTACCCCTCCAACTCCAGAGGGAGTCATTAGTAATTTAAGCCCTCAGCTTTGTTTGGAGGTGTGCATGAGCCTACATGTTTATGTTGCCTTCCTACAGACAAACCTCAGGTTGTATCTTTGCCCCCTGAGACCTCGCCAGTCTCCCTGCTGTCCCCACTGAGTCCAGGTCAGCCTCGAGCCCAGTTGCCCAAGCTCAGCGCTACCAGTAAGAAGGATGGAGATTGGCTCACTGGCAGCGCCGGGAAGAGCAAAAAACACCCCAAGGGTTCCCCAGCCCTGCTTACAGCTACTAACAAAACCAGTGGCAGTGGAGAGCTCGGCGCCCAGGCCAGGGAGAGCCTGAGGTGGGAGGGAGTGCTGGACGACCCCCAGGCTGAGGAGAAGAGGCTGGAGCTGTACAGGGCCAACAGGCGGCAGCGTTACATTGCACACAGAGACGCTCTGTTAAAAGAACCCCAGGGTGCCTTGAGACCAACTTTTCCTCAAGGAGAGCAAAGAGAAAAAGGCTTTGACTGAATCTGACCCACAGGAGTCAGTACTGCATTTGAGCACAGACTGAATCAAAGAAGCAGGTGGGAGCCTTATGAAGTTCATCTCAGTGAGGCACAGAGTGAAGATCTTTGGATGCCGTTAAGACGTTGGACTAAAGAGAAACTGAGCATGTTGCCAATTCAATACCCTTTAAAGCACCAGATAGAAATACTTTCTGTCaggtacaaaacaaacaaataaacaacgaAGGACAGGACCTGCTCCTGGTCAATGAGCCTGTTAAAAACTTAATAGAGGATTTGTACAGTTTAACTTCTGCATCTAAATTATGCAACACTTACAGAAAAGACCCAAAGTTGACCTTTCAAGATTGAAACCCAATCAGGATAATACCACTAAACCCCCACTCACATCTGTGTGAGGTAG is drawn from Sander vitreus isolate 19-12246 chromosome 13, sanVit1, whole genome shotgun sequence and contains these coding sequences:
- the LOC144528040 gene encoding uncharacterized protein LOC144528040 — its product is MPEDKNCKLLQPSRSSDNKKKKKRKKAKASTTPPDNTDKPQVVSLPPETSPVSLLSPLSPGQPRAQLPKLSATSKKDGDWLTGSAGKSKKHPKGSPALLTATNKTSGSGELGAQARESLRWEGVLDDPQAEEKRLELYRANRRQRYIAHRDALLKEPQGALRPTFPQGEQREKGFD